In Microbulbifer sp. GL-2, the following are encoded in one genomic region:
- the spoT gene encoding bifunctional GTP diphosphokinase/guanosine-3',5'-bis pyrophosphate 3'-pyrophosphohydrolase: MHTIDSLAHRLSSYLPPDQIQIVRRAYFYAEQAHDGQQRRSGEPYVTHPLAVATILAGMHMDHESLAAAMLHDVIEDTGIPRAALAEQFGGEVADIVDGVSKLTQFETDSAAEKQAENFQKMALAMARDIRVILVKLADRLHNMRTLGALKPQKRARIARETLEIYAPIAHRLGMNDVRIEFEDRAFFAIYPLRASRLRAALVAARGNRKELLEQIQNAIELRLQREGISSLVIGREKHLFSIYQKMRTKKKSFKEIMDVYAFRIIVDSVDTCYRVLGVMHSLYKPVISEFKDYIAIPKSNGYQSLHTVLLGMHGVPIEVQVRTKEMDEMANSGIAAHWLYKASGDEVINTGGTSQVRARRWVQGLLEMQQRAGDSLEFIENVKIDLFPDEVYVFTPKGQIVDLPAGATAVDFAYSVHTDIGNSCVAVRINQRLAPLSQPLESGQRVEILTRKSAQPNPNWLNFVVTAKARSAIRHFLKHQRHHDSIALGRRLLEKALGKFDTRLEELTPEQLERGLQEAKCATLEKLLEEIGLGNKVAFSAAKLLAPIHSEEAETGNISSPLAIDAQEGMMISFARCCRPIPGDTIIGHISSGKGVVVHRDTCRNTNEFREHPENLMLVNWSPDVTGEFLGDVRVEVESERGIIARLATRITEEGASIEQINVDEKDAHNSVISLTLEVSGRVHLARVMKRLRNLPSVIRISRP; the protein is encoded by the coding sequence TTGCACACCATCGATAGTCTGGCCCACCGCCTCTCCTCATACCTGCCCCCCGACCAGATCCAGATAGTCCGTCGCGCTTACTTCTACGCGGAGCAAGCTCACGACGGGCAGCAGCGCCGTTCCGGCGAACCCTATGTGACCCACCCGTTGGCGGTGGCGACTATCCTCGCGGGCATGCATATGGATCACGAGAGCCTGGCCGCAGCCATGCTCCACGACGTGATCGAAGATACGGGAATTCCCAGAGCAGCCCTGGCTGAACAGTTTGGCGGCGAAGTAGCAGACATCGTCGACGGCGTCTCCAAACTGACCCAGTTTGAAACCGACAGTGCGGCGGAGAAGCAGGCGGAAAACTTCCAGAAAATGGCCCTGGCTATGGCACGCGATATCCGCGTGATCCTGGTTAAACTGGCCGACCGCCTACACAACATGCGCACCCTAGGCGCATTAAAACCGCAGAAGCGCGCACGTATCGCCCGTGAAACCCTGGAAATCTACGCCCCTATTGCCCACCGCCTGGGTATGAATGATGTGCGTATCGAGTTCGAAGACCGCGCCTTCTTCGCGATCTATCCACTGCGCGCCAGCCGCTTGCGCGCCGCCCTCGTCGCCGCGCGCGGCAACCGCAAGGAGCTGCTGGAACAAATCCAGAATGCCATTGAACTGCGCCTGCAGCGCGAGGGCATCAGTTCCCTGGTCATCGGCCGCGAAAAGCACTTGTTCAGCATCTATCAGAAGATGCGCACCAAGAAGAAATCCTTCAAGGAAATCATGGATGTCTACGCTTTCCGCATTATCGTGGACAGCGTGGATACCTGCTATCGGGTATTGGGTGTGATGCACAGCCTGTACAAACCGGTAATTTCTGAGTTCAAGGACTATATCGCCATCCCCAAATCCAACGGCTACCAATCACTGCACACCGTATTGCTCGGCATGCACGGGGTGCCGATCGAGGTACAGGTTCGCACCAAAGAGATGGATGAGATGGCCAACAGCGGTATCGCCGCCCACTGGCTGTACAAAGCCTCCGGCGATGAGGTGATCAACACCGGTGGCACCAGCCAGGTACGCGCACGCCGCTGGGTGCAGGGTCTACTGGAAATGCAGCAGCGCGCCGGTGATTCACTGGAGTTTATTGAAAACGTCAAAATCGACCTGTTTCCCGATGAAGTGTATGTATTCACCCCGAAGGGACAGATTGTCGACCTGCCTGCCGGCGCCACCGCAGTAGATTTCGCCTACTCAGTACATACCGATATCGGCAACTCCTGCGTGGCGGTGCGTATCAACCAGCGCTTGGCACCGCTATCGCAGCCGCTTGAAAGCGGCCAGAGAGTGGAGATCCTCACCCGCAAAAGCGCACAGCCAAATCCTAATTGGCTTAATTTTGTCGTCACCGCCAAAGCGCGCAGTGCAATTCGCCACTTCCTCAAACACCAGCGCCATCACGATTCCATTGCCCTAGGCCGGCGCCTGCTGGAAAAAGCCCTGGGCAAATTCGATACGCGTCTTGAAGAGCTGACACCAGAACAACTCGAGCGCGGCCTGCAAGAAGCCAAGTGCGCAACCCTGGAGAAGTTGCTGGAAGAGATAGGCTTGGGCAACAAAGTCGCTTTCTCCGCCGCAAAGCTGCTGGCGCCGATACATAGTGAAGAAGCAGAAACCGGCAATATATCCTCGCCGCTGGCCATTGATGCCCAGGAGGGCATGATGATCAGCTTTGCACGCTGCTGCCGCCCGATACCCGGGGATACCATCATCGGCCATATCAGCTCCGGCAAAGGGGTGGTGGTACACCGCGATACCTGCCGTAACACCAATGAGTTTCGCGAGCATCCGGAAAATCTGATGCTGGTGAACTGGTCGCCCGATGTCACCGGAGAATTCCTCGGCGATGTACGTGTGGAAGTGGAATCGGAGCGCGGCATTATCGCGCGCCTGGCCACCCGCATTACTGAGGAGGGCGCCAGTATCGAACAGATCAACGTGGATGAAAAAGACGCACACAATAGCGTCATCTCACTGACTCTGGAGGTGAGTGGACGAGTCCACCTGGCGAGAGTCATGAAACGCCTGCGCAACCTGCCATCGGTAATCCGCATCTCTCGCCCCTGA
- the rpoZ gene encoding DNA-directed RNA polymerase subunit omega → MARITVEDCLEHVDNRFELVIVGSKRARQIATGGQDPMVPEENDKPTVIALREIEEGLVDASILDQPDREEAPAPMAVPAYLSDQEI, encoded by the coding sequence ATGGCACGTATTACAGTTGAAGATTGCCTCGAGCACGTCGACAACCGCTTCGAACTCGTTATCGTGGGCAGCAAGCGCGCCCGCCAGATCGCTACCGGCGGCCAGGACCCCATGGTTCCAGAAGAGAATGACAAACCCACCGTGATTGCCCTGCGCGAAATCGAGGAAGGCCTGGTAGACGCCAGTATCCTCGACCAGCCCGATCGCGAAGAGGCCCCGGCGCCGATGGCAGTCCCGGCCTACCTGTCCGATCAGGAAATCTGA
- the gmk gene encoding guanylate kinase yields the protein MPTGTLYTVSAPSGAGKTSLVKALVDNDNQVTVSISHTTRAMRPGEVNGVDYHFVERDEFLAMLEQNAFLEHAQVYGDNYYGTSKGSIEEILASGRDVILEIDWQGAAQVRHLLPDTVGIFILPPSQEALRQRLTGRGQDDQSIIDRRMDQAIDEMTHYVEADYLVINDDFEQALLELRAILTAQRQRLEQQQLHHGELLKALLRH from the coding sequence GTGCCTACAGGAACACTCTATACCGTGTCCGCACCTTCAGGTGCGGGGAAGACCAGCTTGGTAAAGGCGTTGGTAGACAACGACAATCAGGTCACCGTCTCCATTTCCCATACCACCCGGGCAATGCGTCCCGGTGAGGTCAACGGTGTCGACTACCACTTTGTGGAGCGCGATGAGTTCCTGGCGATGCTCGAACAGAATGCCTTTCTCGAGCATGCCCAGGTATACGGCGACAATTATTACGGCACTTCCAAAGGCAGTATCGAGGAAATTCTCGCCAGCGGACGGGACGTGATCCTGGAAATCGACTGGCAAGGTGCCGCCCAGGTGCGCCACTTGCTGCCGGATACCGTAGGCATTTTTATTCTGCCACCATCCCAGGAAGCGCTGCGCCAACGCCTCACAGGGCGAGGCCAGGACGATCAGTCCATAATTGATCGGCGCATGGACCAGGCCATCGATGAGATGACTCACTATGTCGAGGCGGATTACCTGGTAATCAATGATGACTTTGAGCAGGCCCTGCTGGAGCTTCGCGCTATCCTCACCGCCCAGCGCCAGCGCCTCGAACAACAACAATTGCACCACGGTGAGCTATTGAAGGCACTGCTGCGCCATTGA
- a CDS encoding sterol desaturase family protein — protein MAKSDITVSSNNYNEVTVSLITFAIPFFLIAILAELALDRWKGWGVYRLNDTLGNLSTGILSRILGLTYKSLFLVIYIPLFQLLQPYYQMVGFDWSMSNGWHLVMAVIAYDFCYYWKHRICHEINVFWAEHLVHHQSEDYNLSTALRQSSGGLQLDWIFYLPLLLIGLPAEMVIVAGALDLIYQFWVHTQKIPKVRWMEWLLITPSNHRVHHAQNKVYVDKNYGGILILWDRLFGTYQEELEHEPCIYGVRKALNTFDPLAANLQHLKRMALDAWYTKSWWDKLTLWFRPTGYRPADAEAAMPVPSTDLTHFQRFDPEIRYARRIYALAQHLCYSAATLSLLWYYQALSLTQLLGIVATLVFCLVINGRILDGYHLVKYLEPLRLALLVGLLPLLNAQFVPLFIAYISISALMWWWLAITDKEDKVAVVSD, from the coding sequence ATGGCAAAGTCAGACATTACGGTATCGAGTAATAACTATAATGAGGTCACCGTGAGTCTGATTACCTTTGCTATCCCATTTTTCCTGATCGCCATCCTGGCGGAACTTGCTCTTGACCGCTGGAAGGGTTGGGGGGTTTATCGCCTCAACGATACTCTGGGCAATCTCAGCACCGGCATCCTCAGTCGCATACTGGGCCTGACCTACAAAAGCTTATTTCTGGTTATTTACATCCCGCTATTTCAGTTGCTGCAACCCTACTATCAGATGGTTGGTTTCGACTGGTCCATGAGCAATGGCTGGCACCTGGTGATGGCCGTGATCGCCTACGATTTCTGCTACTACTGGAAGCACCGGATCTGCCATGAAATCAATGTTTTCTGGGCCGAACATCTAGTCCATCACCAGAGCGAGGACTACAACCTGAGCACCGCCCTGCGCCAATCCAGCGGCGGCCTACAACTGGACTGGATTTTCTACCTGCCCCTACTGCTAATCGGTCTGCCCGCAGAGATGGTGATTGTCGCCGGCGCGCTGGATCTGATTTACCAGTTCTGGGTGCATACCCAGAAGATTCCCAAAGTCCGCTGGATGGAGTGGCTGCTTATCACCCCGTCCAACCACCGCGTGCACCACGCACAAAACAAGGTGTATGTGGATAAAAACTACGGGGGAATCCTGATCCTGTGGGACCGGCTGTTTGGTACCTACCAGGAAGAGCTCGAACACGAACCTTGCATCTATGGCGTGCGCAAGGCCCTCAACACGTTCGACCCCCTGGCAGCCAACCTGCAACACTTGAAGCGTATGGCCCTGGATGCCTGGTATACCAAAAGCTGGTGGGACAAACTCACGTTATGGTTCCGCCCAACAGGCTATCGACCTGCCGATGCAGAAGCGGCTATGCCCGTACCTTCCACCGATCTGACTCACTTCCAACGCTTTGACCCCGAGATTCGTTACGCTCGCCGTATCTATGCCCTGGCCCAGCACCTTTGCTATTCCGCCGCCACCCTGAGCCTGCTTTGGTATTATCAGGCACTCAGCCTGACTCAGTTGTTAGGTATTGTGGCCACACTGGTCTTCTGTCTGGTAATCAATGGCCGCATCCTCGACGGCTACCACCTGGTGAAGTACCTGGAGCCCCTGCGCCTCGCTCTTTTGGTTGGGCTCCTGCCACTGCTAAATGCCCAATTTGTCCCACTTTTTATTGCCTATATCTCTATCAGCGCACTTATGTGGTGGTGGTTGGCAATCACTGACAAAGAGGATAAAGTCGCTGTCGTTAGCGATTAG
- a CDS encoding TetR/AcrR family transcriptional regulator: MANTAKFSRQEVLQKATWLFWQRGFHATSTRDLQQATNLRPGSIYAAFGSKSGLFKEVLHFYAQNRNNLLRQCMAQGKTTLDGLRAYFRHILLGHDADAPNELCLLAKAISELAESEEELLGETRALLAAHGAKFRQYVEDAMASGELGEDTDSDLLAQQLQVQMIGLRTFLRATSDRAAVEQMIGKLFDSATTRTES; this comes from the coding sequence ATGGCCAATACCGCGAAATTCAGCCGTCAGGAAGTTTTGCAGAAGGCAACCTGGCTATTCTGGCAAAGAGGATTTCACGCTACCTCAACTCGTGATTTACAGCAGGCCACCAACCTGCGCCCTGGCAGTATTTATGCGGCTTTCGGCAGTAAATCTGGACTTTTCAAAGAGGTTCTTCACTTTTATGCCCAAAATCGCAACAACCTTCTCCGGCAGTGTATGGCCCAGGGGAAGACCACACTGGATGGCTTACGGGCTTATTTCCGCCACATACTGCTGGGTCACGATGCCGATGCCCCGAATGAACTCTGCCTGCTGGCAAAAGCCATCTCTGAACTGGCCGAAAGCGAGGAGGAGTTATTGGGTGAAACTCGCGCCCTTTTGGCTGCACATGGGGCAAAGTTCCGCCAATATGTGGAAGACGCGATGGCCAGCGGGGAGCTGGGGGAAGATACAGATTCAGATTTGCTCGCCCAGCAGTTACAGGTCCAAATGATCGGGCTACGTACTTTTCTTCGTGCCACTTCTGATCGCGCGGCAGTGGAGCAGATGATTGGGAAACTATTCGATTCGGCAACGACACGGACAGAAAGTTGA
- a CDS encoding carboxymuconolactone decarboxylase family protein, with product MKEFQVYDLDSAPEGSRPLLQKSIKAFGSIPNLHGVMAESPQALAAYQDLHQLFIDSAFNAEEMTVVWQTINVEHNCHYCVPAHSAIAKAMKVDDAINEALRNKTPLPTEKLEVLRETTLAIVRERGVVSDEVLERFYGAGYNRQNMLDIIVGVAQKVMSNYINHLADTPVDAQFASFVR from the coding sequence ATGAAAGAGTTTCAGGTTTACGATCTCGACAGTGCACCAGAGGGAAGCAGGCCCTTGTTACAGAAATCCATCAAGGCTTTTGGCTCTATCCCCAATTTGCACGGGGTGATGGCAGAGTCGCCCCAGGCATTGGCGGCCTACCAGGACCTACATCAGCTCTTTATTGATAGTGCCTTTAATGCAGAGGAAATGACGGTGGTGTGGCAAACCATCAATGTGGAACACAACTGCCATTACTGTGTGCCGGCGCATAGTGCAATTGCCAAAGCTATGAAAGTGGATGATGCAATTAACGAAGCGTTGCGTAACAAAACTCCCCTTCCTACCGAAAAGCTGGAGGTGTTGAGAGAGACTACTTTGGCGATTGTGCGTGAACGCGGAGTGGTATCTGATGAGGTATTGGAGCGCTTCTATGGTGCCGGTTATAACCGGCAAAATATGCTGGACATTATTGTCGGTGTTGCGCAGAAAGTGATGAGCAATTACATCAATCACCTTGCCGACACGCCAGTAGATGCCCAGTTTGCTTCTTTTGTACGCTAA
- a CDS encoding S8 family peptidase has translation MKESLKSLLQKTALASAISLVCATPFAAHAEEADNTLMTDRIIVKYKNNAKVGRAATMAKETVERASRRAGHKMRHLRRMATGAQVMRLEGRKNKAEINAIISRLKQDPDVEYAEPDRIMRAMAVPNDPSYLNQWHYFESTGGLNLPSAWDVTQGEGAVVAVLDTGYRPHPDLVGNILPGYDMISDTFVSVDGDGRDSDATDPGDWYTNKACGDDPRIPSESDSSWHGTHVAGTIAGVSNNNMGIAGVAYKAKVVPVRVLGRCGGYTSDIADGIIWGAGGSVSGLPTNANPAQVLNLSLGGGGSCDTTTQNAINTARSLGATVVVAAGNDNTNASQFSPASCNGVITVAATNRNGGRSYYSNYGNVVDVAAPGGAQSFLNDPNGILSTHNSGATNPSSDSYFYSQGTSMAAPHVAGAAALLYSVNPNLTPDEVESILTSTARSFPSSCSSCGTGIVDATAAVAMASGDDGGGNGNGDGVSWTETNLSGGWRSRSDFTIEVASGTSSLNVQMYGGEGDADLYVGHSNASEWACTSRNSSNNESCTISNPQSGTWDITVYGYRSYTGATLEAEAAP, from the coding sequence ATGAAAGAATCACTGAAAAGTCTCTTGCAGAAGACAGCTCTGGCGAGCGCGATTTCACTAGTGTGCGCAACGCCTTTCGCCGCCCATGCGGAGGAAGCGGACAACACATTGATGACCGATCGCATCATCGTAAAATACAAAAATAACGCCAAGGTCGGCCGGGCTGCCACTATGGCCAAGGAGACCGTAGAGAGGGCCTCACGTCGCGCCGGTCACAAGATGCGTCACTTGCGTCGCATGGCCACTGGTGCCCAGGTAATGCGACTGGAAGGTCGAAAAAATAAGGCTGAAATAAACGCGATTATCAGCCGCCTGAAGCAGGATCCGGATGTGGAGTATGCTGAGCCTGATCGGATTATGCGCGCTATGGCAGTGCCCAATGACCCGAGCTATCTCAATCAATGGCACTATTTCGAATCCACCGGGGGCTTGAACCTGCCATCGGCCTGGGATGTCACCCAGGGTGAAGGCGCGGTTGTCGCTGTACTCGATACCGGTTATCGCCCACATCCCGATCTGGTAGGCAACATACTGCCGGGCTACGATATGATTTCCGATACCTTTGTCTCTGTGGATGGCGATGGCCGCGATAGCGATGCCACTGATCCAGGTGACTGGTATACCAACAAGGCCTGTGGCGATGATCCGCGTATCCCCTCTGAAAGCGACAGTAGCTGGCACGGCACGCACGTAGCAGGCACCATCGCCGGGGTCTCCAACAATAATATGGGAATTGCCGGCGTCGCTTACAAAGCCAAGGTTGTTCCTGTTCGAGTACTAGGCCGCTGCGGTGGCTATACCTCTGATATTGCCGACGGCATTATTTGGGGAGCAGGCGGCTCTGTCAGTGGCCTGCCGACTAACGCCAATCCAGCCCAAGTACTCAACTTGAGCCTCGGTGGGGGCGGCAGTTGTGACACTACAACCCAAAATGCCATCAATACCGCACGCAGCCTGGGCGCCACCGTTGTAGTTGCCGCTGGTAATGACAATACTAATGCAAGCCAGTTCAGCCCTGCAAGCTGTAATGGAGTGATTACCGTTGCAGCCACTAACCGCAATGGCGGCCGCTCTTACTATTCCAACTACGGTAATGTAGTGGATGTTGCCGCACCGGGTGGAGCACAGAGCTTCCTCAACGATCCGAATGGTATTCTGTCTACACACAATAGCGGCGCGACAAACCCAAGCAGTGATAGCTACTTTTACAGCCAGGGAACCAGTATGGCTGCGCCTCACGTTGCCGGTGCTGCTGCGCTGCTCTACTCCGTTAATCCAAACCTGACTCCGGATGAGGTGGAATCAATCCTAACCAGTACTGCGCGTAGCTTCCCGTCCTCATGCAGTAGTTGTGGTACCGGTATTGTCGATGCGACTGCGGCTGTAGCAATGGCCAGCGGCGATGACGGTGGTGGCAACGGAAATGGCGATGGGGTTAGCTGGACAGAAACCAACCTCTCCGGTGGCTGGCGCAGCCGGAGCGACTTCACTATCGAAGTGGCATCAGGCACCTCTTCCCTGAATGTACAAATGTACGGTGGCGAGGGTGATGCAGACCTGTATGTAGGGCACAGTAATGCCTCAGAGTGGGCATGCACCTCCAGGAATTCGAGCAATAACGAAAGCTGTACAATCAGCAATCCACAGTCAGGTACCTGGGATATCACCGTATATGGCTATAGATCTTATACCGGTGCAACACTGGAGGCAGAGGCAGCGCCCTAA
- a CDS encoding rhomboid family intramembrane serine protease: MRNSIKWVVAIFSVLATIEIINILTGRSLNYFGLIPRSASHLPHIFSAPLLHGSLWHFLSNILTLCIFSFLVLQYGVKTYLKVTLAIIIATGLTVWLFARGGNHLGSSSVVYGYLGFLLLAGFISKHFSRLIISIFVGLAYGGLILGVLPQGNYISWESHLFGFIFGILSAKVWAHTPSYNMTQ, translated from the coding sequence ATGCGAAACAGTATTAAATGGGTTGTGGCTATATTTTCAGTATTAGCCACTATTGAAATTATTAATATACTTACTGGCCGATCGCTAAACTATTTCGGCCTAATTCCCAGGTCTGCCAGCCATCTACCCCACATTTTTTCAGCTCCATTGTTACATGGAAGTCTTTGGCATTTCCTATCAAATATATTAACCCTGTGTATTTTTAGCTTTTTAGTATTACAGTATGGAGTTAAAACCTACCTAAAAGTAACACTGGCCATAATTATTGCCACCGGGCTTACCGTTTGGCTATTTGCTAGAGGCGGAAATCACCTGGGATCAAGTTCAGTCGTTTATGGCTACTTAGGATTTTTACTGCTTGCCGGCTTTATCAGTAAGCACTTCAGCCGTTTAATTATATCAATTTTTGTAGGACTGGCTTATGGCGGGCTTATCCTGGGAGTGTTACCACAAGGAAATTATATTTCTTGGGAGTCGCACCTATTTGGTTTTATTTTCGGCATATTGTCTGCAAAGGTTTGGGCGCACACTCCCAGTTATAACATGACTCAATAG
- a CDS encoding YicC/YloC family endoribonuclease, which produces MANNRELNKVRSMTAFGRAEGTYATGTAIWELRSVNHRYLEPHFRLPEVGRPLEAKLRDTLRKTLSRGKLELTLTIKPNSVEHTGLEINQPLAKALIHAARQVAAGEDTQPLNPLQILQWPGVISEPEADTEQQSATILQTFREALQQLRANREREGAELAKFIEARLVGIEGQVALVRERLPEILEAQREKLRNRLEELSIDLDKERLEQEIVLLAQKADVDEELDRLSAHTAETRRVLAGGGAIGRRLDFLMQEFNREANTLSSKSIVTDTTQAAVELKVLIEQMREQVQNIE; this is translated from the coding sequence ATGGCCAATAACCGGGAACTAAACAAGGTGCGTAGCATGACTGCCTTCGGCCGCGCTGAAGGCACTTACGCCACAGGAACCGCCATCTGGGAACTGCGCTCGGTTAATCATCGTTACCTGGAGCCACACTTCCGCCTTCCTGAAGTTGGACGCCCACTGGAAGCCAAGTTGCGTGACACTCTGCGCAAAACATTATCCCGAGGGAAACTTGAGCTCACCCTGACGATTAAACCAAACAGCGTAGAACATACCGGCCTTGAAATTAATCAGCCTCTGGCAAAGGCATTGATCCACGCCGCAAGGCAAGTAGCTGCGGGCGAAGATACCCAACCATTAAATCCCCTGCAGATCCTGCAGTGGCCCGGAGTTATCAGCGAACCGGAAGCCGATACAGAGCAGCAATCCGCCACCATATTGCAAACCTTTCGCGAAGCTCTGCAACAATTGCGCGCAAATCGCGAGCGAGAGGGGGCTGAACTTGCCAAATTTATCGAAGCTCGCCTGGTGGGAATTGAGGGACAGGTCGCTTTGGTACGAGAAAGGCTCCCGGAAATACTGGAGGCCCAGCGGGAAAAACTGCGCAACCGCCTCGAAGAGCTCTCTATCGACCTGGACAAAGAGCGCCTGGAACAGGAAATTGTATTATTGGCCCAAAAGGCTGATGTAGATGAAGAGCTGGACCGTCTCAGTGCCCACACAGCAGAAACCCGCCGCGTACTTGCCGGCGGTGGCGCCATTGGCCGTCGTTTGGATTTCCTGATGCAGGAATTTAATCGTGAGGCCAATACCCTTTCGTCAAAATCCATTGTGACAGACACTACCCAAGCGGCGGTAGAGTTGAAAGTACTGATTGAGCAGATGCGTGAGCAAGTGCAGAATATTGAGTAA
- the rph gene encoding ribonuclease PH has product MQRPSGRAAAQLRQIKITRNYTRHAEGSVLVEFGDTKVLCNASVSNEVPRFLRGQGSGWITAEYGMLPRSTDSRMPREAAKGKQSGRTVEIQRLIGRSLRAAVDLEKLGENQITLDCDVIQADGGTRTAAITGACVALVDAFRHMQREKILTEDPLLNLVAAVSVGIYDGEAVLDLDYPEDSAADTDMNLVMAADGGMIEVQGTAEGAPFTEKQFAQMLGLGKAGIDELIALQQTALDK; this is encoded by the coding sequence ATGCAGCGTCCCAGTGGCCGCGCAGCGGCGCAATTGCGCCAGATTAAAATTACCCGTAACTACACCCGTCATGCAGAGGGTTCTGTATTGGTGGAATTCGGCGACACAAAAGTTTTATGCAATGCTTCGGTGTCGAATGAAGTGCCGCGGTTTTTGCGTGGTCAGGGAAGCGGTTGGATTACTGCTGAGTACGGCATGTTGCCGCGCTCTACCGATTCGCGTATGCCTCGCGAAGCGGCCAAGGGTAAACAGAGTGGCCGCACTGTAGAGATCCAGCGCTTGATAGGCCGCTCCTTACGCGCAGCGGTAGATCTGGAAAAACTCGGCGAAAACCAGATCACCCTGGATTGCGATGTGATCCAGGCCGATGGTGGTACGCGTACAGCGGCCATTACTGGAGCTTGTGTGGCCCTGGTGGACGCTTTTCGTCATATGCAACGGGAAAAAATTCTTACTGAGGACCCACTGCTCAACTTGGTAGCGGCGGTTTCTGTGGGCATCTATGATGGCGAGGCGGTACTGGATCTGGACTATCCGGAAGACAGCGCTGCTGATACCGATATGAATCTGGTGATGGCCGCAGATGGTGGCATGATCGAAGTTCAGGGTACCGCAGAGGGTGCACCTTTTACCGAGAAACAATTCGCGCAGATGTTAGGGCTCGGTAAGGCAGGAATTGATGAGTTGATTGCACTACAGCAAACGGCGCTGGATAAGTAA
- a CDS encoding exodeoxyribonuclease III — protein sequence MRIVSLSVDGVHQAAQCGLYDWLAEQDADIICLQDLRSLEPELDHPIFHPDGYYSYFFDSGTSHENGVAIYTRNQPKAIIFGMGFANGEDMYGRYLQADFERLSVGSLLAPMATDEASLEKKVQFFDDMQAHLHKISRKRRDFIFCGNWGMAHRRADVQNWQDHQDTPGFMRHEQRWLDQLFNEIGYVDAFRRVVKDTDEFTWWPNGAVGEGDGWRTDMQIVSHGLKNRIEYGAINKNVKFSSHLPVMMDYDIEV from the coding sequence ATGCGAATAGTAAGCTTGTCTGTAGACGGCGTTCATCAGGCCGCACAATGCGGTCTCTACGATTGGTTGGCTGAGCAGGACGCAGACATTATCTGCCTTCAGGACCTGCGCTCCCTGGAGCCAGAGCTTGACCACCCCATATTCCACCCCGACGGTTACTACAGCTACTTCTTTGACTCGGGAACATCCCATGAAAATGGAGTGGCGATCTATACACGCAACCAACCCAAGGCCATTATCTTTGGCATGGGTTTTGCCAATGGCGAAGATATGTACGGGCGCTATTTGCAAGCGGATTTTGAACGCCTGAGCGTCGGTTCCCTGCTCGCTCCCATGGCTACTGATGAAGCATCACTGGAGAAAAAAGTCCAGTTCTTCGATGACATGCAGGCGCACTTGCACAAGATCAGCCGCAAACGACGCGACTTTATTTTCTGCGGCAACTGGGGTATGGCGCACCGCCGTGCCGATGTGCAGAACTGGCAGGATCATCAGGATACCCCCGGTTTTATGCGCCATGAACAGCGTTGGCTGGACCAGCTGTTCAATGAGATCGGCTATGTCGACGCCTTCCGCCGCGTAGTCAAAGACACCGATGAATTTACCTGGTGGCCGAATGGCGCCGTGGGTGAGGGTGATGGCTGGCGAACCGACATGCAGATTGTGTCACACGGCCTGAAAAACCGTATCGAATACGGAGCCATCAACAAGAACGTTAAGTTTTCCAGTCACCTGCCGGTGATGATGGATTACGATATCGAAGTGTAA